A genomic segment from Alteribacillus bidgolensis encodes:
- a CDS encoding STAS domain-containing protein yields the protein MRIPILKLHDYLLISVQVELDDQTALQFQEDLLNKIHQEGSSGVVIDLTSVEMIDSFIAKVLGDVVEMSNLMGAKVVLTGIQPAVAITLIDMGIMLDEVPTALDLEQGLDKLQQELEG from the coding sequence GTGCGCATTCCAATCTTAAAACTACATGATTATTTATTAATATCTGTGCAAGTAGAATTAGATGATCAAACGGCCCTTCAGTTTCAAGAAGATCTTTTAAATAAGATTCATCAAGAAGGCTCTTCCGGTGTGGTCATTGATCTTACTTCCGTAGAAATGATTGATTCTTTTATAGCAAAGGTATTAGGAGACGTAGTAGAAATGTCCAATTTGATGGGAGCAAAAGTTGTTTTGACTGGTATTCAGCCTGCCGTTGCTATCACCTTAATTGATATGGGTATTATGCTTGACGAGGTGCCTACTGCTCTTGATCTAGAACAAGGTCTGGATAAACTTCAACAGGAATTGGAGGGATAA
- a CDS encoding NAD(P)H-hydrate dehydratase — MQVVTGDEMRQVDRCAIEEIGMKEEVLMENAGRAAAQEVERLYTHLDQKKIAVLVGKGNNGGDGFVIARTLLEKGRDVDVWLLAEEEQWKGAALYHKHLFESCGFEGYRWKSAETLLEKNYDLFIDSMLGTGITGELRSPYKESAACLNEAAGDIISIDIPSGVPTGEEEVPKSAVQADITITLQSPKCSAYLFPARAHYGEIKVVDIGLPNAAWKSINVSRKVWTKSDVQKTLPERKVSANKGDHGKGLLVGGSLQMPGALSMSASACIYSGAGLLTTALPSSILSIVSNNVPETMFLLLPEKDGGIAGELIGKDFSFENYDAVAAGPGLGREKGTKNLVRKLISEVETPLLLDADALYYLPELAQEMKRRQEPLILSPHPGEMGRLTGLSASEVNKRRFEISRHYAQEYGCYLILKGPYTIVTTPQGGQYINQTGNEALARGGTGDILTGIALGMLLQNESISSSLCNAVYAHGLTSDLAVQQKYTSTSMASSDLIHHLPLAFRTIVSSL, encoded by the coding sequence ATGCAAGTGGTCACCGGTGATGAAATGAGGCAGGTGGATCGCTGTGCCATTGAAGAAATAGGAATGAAAGAAGAGGTGTTAATGGAAAATGCCGGCAGAGCTGCAGCCCAAGAAGTGGAAAGGCTGTATACTCATTTAGATCAAAAGAAGATCGCAGTTCTGGTTGGTAAAGGGAATAATGGCGGTGATGGCTTTGTAATAGCGAGGACTCTTTTAGAAAAAGGACGAGATGTGGATGTGTGGCTTCTGGCAGAAGAGGAACAATGGAAGGGAGCGGCCCTCTACCATAAGCATTTATTTGAATCCTGCGGTTTTGAAGGGTACAGGTGGAAATCAGCCGAAACCCTTTTAGAAAAGAACTACGATTTATTTATTGATTCTATGCTTGGCACTGGCATAACTGGTGAATTGCGTTCTCCTTATAAAGAATCAGCAGCATGTTTAAATGAAGCAGCAGGAGATATCATATCGATTGATATTCCAAGCGGGGTACCGACGGGAGAAGAAGAAGTTCCTAAAAGTGCAGTGCAAGCAGATATTACAATTACGCTGCAATCCCCTAAATGCAGTGCATATCTTTTCCCGGCAAGAGCTCATTATGGAGAGATAAAAGTAGTGGATATCGGACTGCCTAATGCCGCATGGAAATCAATTAATGTGTCAAGAAAAGTGTGGACGAAGTCTGACGTTCAAAAAACACTGCCAGAACGAAAGGTTTCTGCTAATAAAGGGGACCATGGAAAAGGCCTGCTTGTTGGAGGGTCATTACAAATGCCAGGAGCGCTTAGCATGTCAGCATCTGCTTGTATTTACAGCGGGGCTGGGTTGTTAACGACTGCTCTTCCATCTAGTATCCTTTCTATTGTTTCCAATAACGTACCAGAAACAATGTTTTTACTGCTGCCTGAAAAAGACGGGGGGATTGCCGGGGAGCTTATAGGTAAGGATTTCTCATTTGAGAATTACGATGCGGTAGCAGCAGGACCCGGGCTTGGAAGAGAAAAAGGTACTAAAAACCTCGTTCGAAAGTTGATTTCAGAAGTGGAAACACCTCTTCTGCTAGATGCAGATGCTCTATATTATTTGCCAGAATTGGCTCAAGAAATGAAAAGACGTCAGGAACCACTCATCTTATCCCCACATCCGGGAGAGATGGGCCGCCTCACTGGATTGTCAGCTAGTGAAGTTAATAAACGGCGTTTTGAAATATCCCGCCATTATGCACAAGAATATGGTTGTTATCTGATATTAAAAGGTCCGTATACCATTGTCACTACCCCTCAAGGAGGACAATATATAAACCAAACGGGTAATGAAGCATTGGCAAGAGGCGGGACGGGTGATATTTTAACCGGGATAGCATTAGGGATGCTTTTGCAAAACGAGTCTATATCTTCATCTCTTTGCAATGCAGTATACGCCCATGGGCTGACATCTGATTTAGCTGTGCAACAGAAATATACTTCTACTTCAATGGCGTCGTCTGATTTGATTCATCATCTGCCGCTTGCATTTCGTACCATAGTTTCTTCTTTGTAA
- a CDS encoding STAS domain-containing protein, whose protein sequence is MNLDIRTEEKDHRNILYVGGEIDAYTASQLREALLPLTEKDGTNVIVDLSGVDYIDSTGLGIFIGALKSSNSNNTTLKLIGLNSRVKRLFSITGLDEVMDIDEEREEAK, encoded by the coding sequence ATGAATCTTGACATCAGAACAGAAGAAAAAGACCACCGTAATATTCTTTACGTGGGTGGCGAGATTGATGCCTATACAGCTTCACAATTAAGGGAGGCTCTGCTTCCTTTAACCGAGAAAGACGGAACAAATGTCATCGTTGATTTGTCAGGAGTTGATTATATAGACAGTACTGGGTTAGGCATTTTTATCGGAGCATTAAAATCTTCGAACAGCAATAATACTACACTCAAGCTCATCGGTTTGAATTCCAGGGTGAAACGGTTGTTCTCTATTACAGGATTAGATGAAGTGATGGACATCGATGAAGAAAGAGAGGAGGCCAAGTGA
- a CDS encoding anti-sigma regulatory factor: protein MSVQSNVEVRTEWGIVSARQAGRNLAKEIGFSSVDQARITTAISELARNIYLYAEKGEIIIEAVEEMQSTGVKHGIKITAKDKGPGIKNIRQVMEDGFTTSGGLGAGLPGVKRLMDEFDIDSIAGEGTEITTIKWNS from the coding sequence ATGAGTGTCCAATCCAATGTTGAAGTCCGTACGGAATGGGGAATCGTTTCTGCTCGTCAAGCTGGAAGAAATTTAGCAAAAGAAATAGGTTTTAGCAGTGTAGATCAAGCTAGAATAACGACTGCCATTTCGGAGTTGGCAAGAAACATTTACCTATACGCTGAAAAAGGTGAAATAATTATTGAGGCCGTCGAAGAAATGCAATCGACTGGTGTGAAACATGGAATAAAAATAACCGCTAAAGATAAAGGTCCTGGTATTAAAAACATTCGCCAGGTAATGGAGGACGGTTTTACGACTTCAGGTGGTTTAGGAGCAGGACTGCCAGGTGTAAAAAGACTGATGGACGAGTTTGATATTGATTCTATTGCAGGTGAAGGTACGGAGATAACGACGATAAAATGGAACAGCTAA
- the acpS gene encoding holo-ACP synthase translates to MIYGIGLDIVKLKRIERLLDKNTRFEERVFTPKERERLREYKGQRRIEFAGGRYAAKEAFAKAAGTGISREFGFQDIEVDSDKSGKPLIKAEGTTMKIHVSITHCEEYAAAQVILES, encoded by the coding sequence ATGATTTATGGCATAGGATTAGATATAGTTAAATTAAAAAGAATAGAACGTCTTTTAGATAAAAATACTCGTTTTGAAGAAAGGGTTTTTACCCCTAAAGAGCGAGAGCGATTAAGAGAGTATAAAGGTCAAAGAAGGATTGAATTTGCAGGAGGACGATATGCGGCAAAAGAAGCGTTTGCTAAAGCCGCAGGTACTGGAATATCTCGGGAATTTGGGTTTCAAGATATAGAAGTAGACTCTGATAAATCAGGGAAACCCCTCATTAAAGCAGAAGGCACTACAATGAAAATTCATGTTTCTATTACTCATTGTGAAGAATACGCTGCAGCGCAGGTCATTTTGGAAAGTTGA
- a CDS encoding RsbT co-antagonist protein RsbRA gives MQPSIIEMIYSQRQEIIDRWKEEIRHFSDNEFTRSLPAEVYNETNVEFVRLIIDTLELEQSEAKEKLRQFAERFINTGWPLSYFTQGMQAFRRVLLETMTSQETINSKKVFETFYEVESWIDGIINQLVDEYSGSWENTLHLQKLALKELSAPLIPVFEKISVMPLIGTIDTERAKLIMENLLEGIIEHRSQVVLIDITGVPVVDTMVAHHIIQASEAVRLVGAECILVGIRPEIAQTIVNLGIDLGKFPTRSTLRKGIETGLELTQRKIVNISSDDFR, from the coding sequence ATGCAGCCATCCATTATAGAAATGATTTATAGTCAACGTCAGGAAATCATTGATCGCTGGAAAGAAGAAATTCGGCATTTTAGTGATAATGAATTTACCCGCAGCTTACCCGCAGAAGTGTATAATGAAACGAATGTAGAATTCGTCCGTTTAATTATAGATACACTGGAATTAGAACAGAGCGAAGCTAAAGAGAAACTTCGTCAGTTTGCAGAACGCTTCATTAATACTGGATGGCCGCTCAGTTACTTTACTCAAGGGATGCAGGCTTTTCGTCGAGTGCTGCTGGAAACAATGACCTCCCAAGAAACTATTAATTCAAAAAAAGTATTCGAGACGTTTTATGAAGTAGAAAGCTGGATCGATGGCATTATTAACCAACTTGTAGATGAGTATTCAGGTTCATGGGAAAATACGCTGCATCTTCAAAAGCTGGCATTAAAAGAACTATCGGCCCCGTTAATTCCTGTATTTGAGAAAATTAGTGTAATGCCTCTTATTGGTACCATTGATACGGAAAGAGCAAAGCTCATTATGGAAAATCTGCTTGAAGGCATTATCGAGCATCGATCTCAAGTTGTTTTAATTGATATTACGGGTGTTCCTGTAGTAGATACAATGGTTGCTCATCATATTATTCAAGCATCAGAAGCTGTCAGACTGGTTGGTGCTGAGTGTATTCTTGTAGGTATTCGCCCTGAAATTGCTCAAACCATCGTAAATCTAGGCATCGATCTTGGTAAGTTCCCGACAAGAAGCACCCTTCGAAAAGGGATTGAAACAGGTTTGGAATTGACCCAGCGGAAAATCGTAAATATCTCTAGTGACGATTTTAGATAA
- a CDS encoding LolA family protein: MRRLFLLIVMFIALLGLITACGEKSQEEVVQDLDKKLQDMDGYKGKASMTLETGEEARTYNVDIWHMQNEKNKYYKVHLKNDNEEQNQMIIRNDDGVFVLTPALNKSFRFQSDWPNNNSQVYLYESLISDILMDAERTFAIHEGTYVFETKTNYQNKNLHHQEIVLDAKSLEPRTVKIYDADYKLLVSVEFTEFDENASFDDNDFDTDKNMTAAALEEEEIPASAEEDDNENQENNSFEVVYPSYQPQGSSLEDTEESMTDTGQKVVLSYSGDQSFTIVERSEQALQAAANVDVGAGQPVDLGFTVGAQTEGSLTWHHNGVEYLLASNDLSQEEMMAIARSMDYSGQNLK, translated from the coding sequence GTGCGCAGACTATTTCTGTTAATTGTTATGTTTATCGCGTTGCTTGGGTTAATTACAGCGTGCGGTGAAAAGTCGCAAGAAGAAGTTGTACAGGACCTTGACAAAAAACTTCAAGACATGGATGGATACAAAGGAAAAGCATCAATGACTCTAGAAACTGGCGAGGAAGCCCGCACCTATAATGTAGACATTTGGCACATGCAGAATGAAAAAAATAAATATTACAAAGTACATTTAAAAAATGACAACGAAGAACAAAATCAAATGATTATTAGAAATGATGATGGAGTATTTGTATTAACGCCAGCTCTTAATAAAAGTTTTCGCTTTCAAAGTGACTGGCCTAATAACAATAGCCAAGTTTACCTTTATGAATCCCTTATCTCTGATATATTGATGGATGCTGAACGTACTTTCGCTATTCACGAAGGTACCTACGTATTTGAAACAAAAACGAACTATCAAAATAAAAACCTTCACCATCAGGAAATTGTACTAGATGCCAAATCACTAGAACCTCGTACTGTTAAGATTTATGATGCTGATTATAAATTACTAGTTTCTGTAGAATTTACAGAATTTGATGAAAATGCTTCTTTTGATGACAATGACTTTGATACAGATAAAAATATGACAGCCGCTGCCTTAGAAGAAGAAGAAATTCCTGCGTCTGCAGAAGAAGATGATAACGAAAACCAAGAAAATAATTCCTTTGAAGTTGTGTATCCATCATATCAACCACAAGGCTCTTCTTTAGAAGATACGGAAGAATCAATGACGGATACGGGGCAGAAAGTTGTGTTATCCTATAGTGGAGATCAGTCCTTTACCATTGTGGAACGTTCTGAGCAAGCCTTACAGGCAGCTGCGAATGTGGATGTAGGTGCAGGACAGCCTGTTGACTTAGGTTTTACAGTGGGAGCACAAACCGAAGGTTCACTCACATGGCATCATAATGGTGTAGAATACTTGCTTGCTTCTAATGACTTAAGTCAAGAGGAAATGATGGCAATCGCACGTTCGATGGATTATTCTGGACAAAACCTCAAATAA
- the alr gene encoding alanine racemase, whose amino-acid sequence MAFKQTSYRDTWAEVNLNHIKSNVEKAKAHFKQKMHLMAVVKADGYGHGAVKTAEAALQAGAAFLGVALLEEAIELRETGIEAPILVLGRTRPEDSQLAAEQDIRLTVFQESWLVEAEKHLSSKNKLHIHIKVDTGMGRIGIVSKEDLVSFANVLKSCEKIETEGLFTHFATADEKNSSYFQKQYHRFLNMLEAAADNIGDLSYIHCGNSAAGLRFPDKCFNMFRFGISMYGLTPSEEILDEIPFPLKQAFSLHSRIVQIKKLLPGESISYGATYTTIDEEWIATIPIGYADGWYRYHSTYGGEVLVNGQRAPIVGRICMDQMMIKLPEYTPIGTKVSLIGEQDNESITVLEAANRIHTITYEIPCMISKRVPRIYVGG is encoded by the coding sequence ATGGCTTTTAAACAAACATCGTATAGAGATACATGGGCAGAGGTTAATCTAAATCATATTAAGTCAAATGTAGAAAAAGCAAAAGCACATTTTAAGCAGAAGATGCATTTGATGGCCGTTGTGAAAGCTGATGGGTATGGGCATGGTGCTGTGAAAACTGCAGAAGCCGCTCTTCAAGCTGGGGCAGCATTTTTAGGTGTTGCTCTTTTAGAAGAAGCAATTGAGCTCAGAGAGACAGGAATAGAAGCTCCTATATTAGTTTTAGGACGAACCCGCCCGGAAGACTCACAGCTCGCAGCCGAGCAAGATATTCGTTTAACAGTATTTCAAGAGAGCTGGCTGGTTGAAGCCGAGAAGCATTTATCTTCAAAAAACAAGCTGCACATTCATATTAAAGTAGATACAGGCATGGGGCGTATAGGGATTGTTTCAAAGGAAGATTTAGTTTCATTTGCAAACGTGCTGAAAAGTTGTGAAAAAATAGAAACGGAAGGCCTTTTTACACACTTTGCCACTGCGGACGAAAAAAATTCTTCTTATTTCCAAAAACAATATCATCGATTTCTTAATATGCTGGAAGCGGCAGCAGACAATATCGGGGACCTTTCCTATATTCATTGTGGAAACAGTGCAGCAGGCCTTCGTTTTCCTGATAAGTGTTTTAATATGTTTCGTTTTGGAATATCAATGTATGGACTGACTCCTTCAGAGGAAATCTTAGATGAAATTCCTTTCCCTTTAAAACAGGCTTTTTCGCTGCATAGCCGTATCGTTCAAATAAAAAAACTATTACCTGGCGAAAGCATCAGCTACGGAGCAACGTACACAACGATAGATGAAGAATGGATAGCAACCATCCCGATTGGTTATGCTGATGGCTGGTATAGGTACCACTCAACCTATGGAGGAGAAGTCTTGGTTAATGGCCAAAGAGCACCGATCGTGGGAAGAATATGCATGGATCAAATGATGATTAAGCTTCCAGAATATACTCCAATTGGAACAAAGGTTTCGTTAATTGGTGAACAAGACAATGAGTCTATAACTGTTTTAGAAGCAGCAAACCGGATTCACACGATTACTTATGAAATACCATGTATGATTAGTAAAAGAGTCCCCCGTATATATGTAGGTGGTTGA
- the rsbW gene encoding anti-sigma B factor RsbW: MSDKAKDYIEMKLPAKAEYVGVVRLTVSGVANRVGYSYDDIEDLKIAVAEACTNVVDHAYKQNGLMALGCSIYKDKIEIVVSDNGQSFNFDDLKKGLGPVDGTKPIGELEEGGLGLFLINSLMDKVEINRESGVAIVMTKFLQRDEVEQDANGVPAPTNAQKQ; this comes from the coding sequence ATGAGTGATAAGGCTAAAGATTATATTGAAATGAAACTGCCGGCAAAAGCAGAATACGTGGGAGTCGTGAGGTTAACCGTCTCGGGAGTTGCTAACCGGGTCGGTTATTCCTATGATGATATTGAAGATTTGAAGATTGCAGTGGCTGAAGCGTGTACCAATGTTGTAGACCACGCATACAAACAAAATGGTTTGATGGCTTTGGGGTGCAGTATTTACAAAGACAAAATAGAAATTGTTGTTTCAGATAATGGACAAAGTTTTAATTTCGATGATTTGAAAAAGGGACTTGGCCCAGTAGACGGGACAAAGCCGATAGGAGAGCTAGAAGAAGGGGGGCTAGGACTTTTTCTTATTAATTCTCTGATGGACAAAGTGGAAATCAATAGAGAATCTGGCGTTGCAATTGTGATGACAAAGTTTCTGCAAAGAGATGAGGTGGAGCAGGATGCCAATGGAGTCCCAGCACCAACAAACGCACAAAAGCAATAA
- a CDS encoding rhomboid family intramembrane serine protease, with protein sequence MFIRNETFYSFRKNYPIISGLIVIHFLLFLWINLSLWTNGLIPFGRTIMQWGVGNNGAVAAGEYWRLITPIFLHQGTGHVLFNSFSLILFGPALEKMLGKPKFITVYIATGILANIATFLLTGPFYTHLGASGAIFGLFGVYLYMVINRKDLIDAANAQIITVILVIGVIMTFINPGINIIAHLFGLIAGAVIAPLFLKKARPFYMHTFEPAKNREVTFNPNRWRKRRIIPTRTIFRLIGWIFLFLVIAGIISRLF encoded by the coding sequence ATGTTTATAAGAAATGAAACCTTTTATTCTTTCAGAAAAAATTATCCTATAATAAGCGGACTTATCGTTATACATTTTTTGCTTTTTTTATGGATAAACCTATCCTTATGGACAAATGGATTAATACCATTTGGAAGAACTATTATGCAATGGGGAGTAGGAAATAATGGGGCTGTTGCTGCAGGGGAATATTGGCGGCTTATTACTCCAATTTTTCTACACCAGGGAACTGGGCATGTTTTATTTAACTCTTTTTCATTAATTTTATTTGGTCCTGCTTTAGAAAAAATGCTTGGAAAACCAAAATTTATAACTGTTTATATAGCTACAGGGATATTAGCTAACATAGCCACATTTTTATTAACAGGACCGTTTTATACACATCTCGGTGCCTCAGGAGCTATTTTCGGTCTTTTCGGTGTTTACCTCTACATGGTTATTAATCGTAAAGATTTAATCGATGCAGCTAATGCTCAAATCATTACTGTTATATTGGTCATTGGGGTAATCATGACTTTTATTAATCCTGGAATTAACATCATAGCGCATCTTTTCGGACTTATCGCAGGAGCCGTTATTGCTCCCCTGTTTCTAAAAAAAGCTCGCCCATTTTACATGCACACCTTCGAACCCGCTAAGAATAGAGAAGTTACATTCAACCCAAACCGATGGAGAAAACGCCGCATTATTCCAACACGTACCATTTTCCGTTTAATTGGCTGGATCTTTCTTTTTCTTGTTATTGCAGGTATAATCTCCAGGCTTTTTTAA
- a CDS encoding metal-sensitive transcriptional regulator, producing the protein MDYNDQVKNRLKRIEGQVRGVLKMMDEGKECQDIVSQMSAIRSALDRTIGVVVSENLEQCVRQQIQRGEDTEDTIKEAVSLLVKSR; encoded by the coding sequence TTGGATTATAATGATCAAGTTAAAAATAGATTAAAGCGGATTGAAGGACAAGTTCGCGGTGTTCTCAAAATGATGGATGAAGGGAAAGAGTGCCAGGATATTGTTAGTCAAATGTCTGCCATAAGAAGTGCTCTAGATCGTACAATCGGGGTTGTGGTTAGTGAAAATCTTGAACAATGTGTCCGTCAACAAATACAACGTGGAGAAGATACGGAAGATACGATTAAAGAAGCAGTTAGTTTGTTAGTAAAAAGCAGGTAA
- a CDS encoding PP2C family serine/threonine-protein phosphatase translates to MIENKTHSKVDIAAFQQEKKGNYRCGDAYVTVETDDYFICALADGLGSGEGAYRSAKKAMDIIEQYHHENVPSMLEKCNRALIQERGVVITILKACFSVNEIVYGNIGNIGTYLISDKGEASRPIPAPGYMSGRKFQYRLAHFPFRKGFQFLLHSDGITISQADQQWIKTSRSPECSIQHLSKKAKNYDDDTTIIAGFIT, encoded by the coding sequence ATGATTGAAAATAAAACACATTCCAAAGTTGATATTGCAGCTTTTCAACAGGAGAAAAAGGGGAATTATCGATGCGGGGACGCTTATGTTACTGTGGAAACGGATGATTATTTTATCTGCGCTTTGGCAGATGGTTTAGGAAGCGGTGAAGGAGCGTATCGTTCCGCTAAAAAGGCAATGGATATTATTGAACAATATCATCATGAGAACGTGCCCAGTATGTTAGAGAAATGCAATCGGGCTTTAATACAGGAACGAGGTGTAGTAATTACCATACTAAAAGCCTGTTTTTCTGTAAACGAAATAGTATACGGAAACATTGGTAATATAGGAACTTATTTAATTTCTGACAAGGGAGAAGCTTCGCGCCCGATTCCTGCACCAGGATATATGTCAGGTCGTAAATTTCAGTACAGATTAGCTCATTTCCCGTTTCGCAAAGGTTTTCAATTTTTATTACATTCGGATGGCATTACGATTTCGCAGGCCGACCAGCAATGGATTAAAACGTCTAGGTCTCCTGAATGCTCTATACAACACTTGTCAAAAAAAGCTAAAAATTATGATGATGACACAACAATAATAGCTGGATTTATCACGTAA
- the sigB gene encoding RNA polymerase sigma factor SigB, whose protein sequence is MESQHQQTHKSNKEEESQVYEWIKQFQQDPSEDIQTKLVKHYEPLVQSLARKFSRGQDHDDDLYQVGMIGLLAALRRFDDSFKRSFESFAVPTIVGEIKRFIRDKTWSVHVPRRIKELGPRIKKAVEELTNELQRSPQVEEIASYLEVSEEEVLETMEMGKSYQALSVDRSIEADQEGSAVTLLDLVGATEEGYEKTDQHMLLEKAFGILTDREKEILQCTYFDNLSQKETGDKLGISQMHVSRLQRRALQKLRESIRVEPSECL, encoded by the coding sequence ATGGAGTCCCAGCACCAACAAACGCACAAAAGCAATAAGGAAGAAGAGAGCCAGGTATATGAATGGATAAAGCAATTCCAGCAAGATCCTTCAGAAGACATTCAAACGAAGTTAGTGAAACATTACGAGCCGTTGGTGCAGTCTTTGGCACGAAAGTTTTCAAGAGGACAAGACCATGATGATGACTTGTACCAAGTGGGTATGATTGGTCTGCTGGCTGCTTTAAGAAGGTTTGATGACTCCTTTAAGCGCAGCTTTGAATCTTTTGCAGTGCCTACAATAGTTGGGGAAATAAAAAGATTTATAAGAGATAAAACGTGGAGTGTGCATGTCCCTAGGCGTATAAAAGAATTGGGCCCTCGTATTAAAAAAGCTGTAGAAGAGCTGACTAATGAACTTCAGCGTTCCCCCCAAGTAGAAGAAATTGCTTCTTATTTGGAAGTGAGTGAAGAAGAAGTTTTAGAGACAATGGAAATGGGTAAAAGTTACCAAGCTCTCTCTGTGGACCGGTCTATTGAAGCAGACCAAGAAGGCAGCGCTGTTACACTTCTTGACCTAGTTGGGGCCACAGAAGAAGGATATGAAAAAACGGATCAGCACATGCTATTAGAAAAAGCATTCGGTATTTTAACAGATCGAGAAAAAGAAATATTGCAATGCACTTATTTTGACAATTTAAGTCAGAAAGAAACAGGCGATAAGCTGGGTATATCTCAAATGCATGTATCCCGCTTGCAGCGCAGAGCTTTGCAGAAATTACGGGAATCTATAAGAGTGGAGCCATCGGAGTGTCTTTAA
- a CDS encoding antitoxin: MSQKSTKQINVSLPEYLLRELDGIIENDEVDRNDFIHQATEFYLKERQKKRVRESMQQGYMEMASINLHIAAESFLAEEEAEHSLDNRLVSGV; this comes from the coding sequence GTGTCTCAGAAGAGCACAAAGCAAATTAATGTCAGTCTTCCCGAGTATTTACTGCGTGAACTAGACGGAATAATTGAAAATGATGAAGTGGACCGCAACGACTTTATCCATCAAGCTACAGAATTTTATCTTAAAGAGCGCCAAAAAAAGAGAGTACGGGAATCTATGCAGCAAGGTTATATGGAAATGGCCAGCATCAATTTGCATATAGCAGCCGAATCTTTTCTGGCAGAAGAAGAAGCAGAACATTCACTTGATAACAGACTAGTAAGCGGAGTGTGA
- a CDS encoding PP2C family protein-serine/threonine phosphatase — protein sequence MQEQYAKILQTYLQEKNETGLYHAQQFSKKVLEHQISPEEVVSLHLDAIEKFFPDLPQGARDSFEFLLEVMMGYGMAYREHQSLRDKQKELETEINVAANMQQTFLPKEIPSVDSLDVGVISVPASKMSGDYYHFVKDENNCIGVAIADIIGKGVPAALCMSMIKYAMDSLPEQRLQPGALLENLNRVVEQNVASNMFITMMYGSYDPRVHHFYYSGAGHEPGFYYNYKTDSFEELYAKGLVLGITRDTTFREYHKKVEPGDFIVLLSDGVTECRTDEGFIEREELTRFIHQYKHLPAQEIVNNVFYQLEKLQGFQLRDDLSLIILRRKV from the coding sequence ATGCAGGAACAATATGCCAAAATATTACAAACATATTTACAGGAAAAAAATGAAACAGGCCTATATCACGCACAGCAATTTAGTAAAAAAGTACTTGAACATCAAATTTCTCCGGAAGAAGTAGTCAGTCTTCATCTAGATGCAATAGAAAAATTCTTTCCGGATCTTCCTCAAGGGGCACGGGATTCCTTTGAATTTCTTTTAGAAGTAATGATGGGATATGGGATGGCTTATAGGGAACATCAAAGCCTAAGAGATAAACAGAAAGAGTTAGAAACGGAAATAAATGTAGCGGCGAATATGCAGCAGACATTTTTACCTAAAGAAATCCCGAGTGTAGACTCCCTTGATGTTGGTGTGATTAGTGTGCCTGCTTCAAAAATGAGTGGAGATTATTACCATTTTGTTAAAGATGAAAATAATTGTATAGGTGTAGCTATCGCTGACATTATAGGTAAAGGGGTACCGGCTGCATTATGTATGTCTATGATTAAATATGCGATGGATAGTCTGCCGGAACAAAGGCTTCAGCCAGGTGCTCTTTTAGAAAACCTTAACCGTGTTGTCGAACAAAATGTGGCTTCTAATATGTTTATTACGATGATGTATGGCTCGTATGATCCGCGTGTCCATCATTTTTATTATTCAGGAGCAGGTCATGAGCCTGGTTTTTATTATAATTATAAGACAGACAGCTTTGAAGAACTTTATGCAAAAGGATTGGTTCTGGGTATTACAAGGGATACTACTTTTCGTGAATACCATAAAAAAGTTGAACCGGGAGATTTTATTGTGCTGCTCTCTGATGGCGTAACGGAATGCCGTACGGATGAGGGTTTTATTGAAAGAGAAGAACTTACTCGGTTTATTCATCAGTATAAGCATCTACCTGCCCAAGAAATAGTTAATAATGTCTTCTACCAATTGGAAAAACTGCAAGGTTTTCAACTTCGTGATGATTTGTCCTTAATAATTTTGAGAAGAAAGGTTTAA